One genomic region from Gemmatimonadota bacterium encodes:
- a CDS encoding SUF system NifU family Fe-S cluster assembly protein: MTIDRSTPPLGSLYQELILDHYKHPRNKGELEGATAEVHMNNPVCGDDIRLQLRVAGERIEDARFLGQGCSISQASVSMMTQLLKGKTTAEAVALADRFKQMMHGDPEAARDRALGELRALAGVSRFPVRIKCALLGWNAAEELINRLPQEPA, from the coding sequence ATGACCATCGATCGTTCCACGCCGCCCCTCGGCTCGCTCTACCAGGAGCTGATCCTCGACCACTACAAGCACCCGCGGAACAAAGGCGAGCTCGAGGGCGCCACGGCCGAGGTTCACATGAACAACCCGGTTTGCGGCGACGACATCCGGCTGCAGCTCCGGGTGGCGGGGGAGCGCATCGAGGACGCGCGCTTTCTGGGGCAGGGGTGCTCGATCTCGCAGGCGTCGGTCTCGATGATGACGCAGCTCCTGAAGGGGAAGACGACGGCGGAGGCGGTGGCGCTGGCGGATCGCTTCAAGCAGATGATGCACGGCGACCCGGAAGCCGCGCGCGACAGGGCGCTGGGCGAGCTGCGCGCGTTGGCCGGGGTCAGCAGGTTCCCGGTCCGGATCAAGTGCGCGTTGCTGGGCTGGAACGCAGCCGAGGAGCTGATCAACCGGCTGCCTCAGGAACCGGCCTGA